The following proteins are encoded in a genomic region of Verrucomicrobiia bacterium:
- a CDS encoding DUF892 family protein yields MGPLCAWAEQLEGSDIAGTLKENLAEEKAADEILTGIAETQANPKGDS; encoded by the coding sequence ATGGGACCCCTCTGTGCCTGGGCTGAACAATTGGAAGGATCCGATATTGCCGGCACTTTGAAAGAAAACCTGGCGGAAGAAAAAGCAGCCGACGAGATCCTTACCGGTATTGCTGAAACTCAGGCTAATCCGAAAGGGGACAGCTAA